One Paramisgurnus dabryanus chromosome 8, PD_genome_1.1, whole genome shotgun sequence DNA window includes the following coding sequences:
- the LOC135771795 gene encoding protein NLRC3-like isoform X1 gives MDKTSGDDSCQVMDKTSGDSCQVMHKTSGEDSCQVCRKRQERHKWREKRSDSSMFSCVTTKSDYSMDQPLRFNNENIDHSSVSPELSCVSLKSDNSMDQPVRFKDESSVLMKRSSLPDPSFVSMRSEGSMDQPLRFKDESSVLMKRSSLPDPSFVSMRSEGSMDQPLRFKDKNTNRSLVLQERSDLTEHSCVSMRSEGYMDQPLRFKDENTNSRILLLEEQFRVQIGPNIRHEHKPTEVFDTFKSNLRGKFQCLYEGTSNQRNPTLLNEIYTELNITESESGEINNEHEVRQIEIQSRRTTTEETPIKCNDIFKPLLEQDKHIRSVMTKGVAGIGKTVSVQKFILDWAEEKENQDVHLIFPLPFREINLMKDKTLSLLDLLHLFFPEIKEMEIFSDKYKVLFIFDGLDECRLSLDFHSSVRLCDVSESTSVDVMLTNLIKGNLCPSALIWITSRPAAADRIPSECVDRITEVRGFSDPQKEEYFRKRISDESLSDQIISHLKSSRSLYIMCHIPVFCWISVTVLERILSEAERREIPKTLTQMYTHFLIIQTNIKHQKDYENKVKDEEMIFKLGKLAFEQLVKGNVIFYDKDLIECGIDVSEASVYSGLCTQIFREKFGLYQGKVYSFVHLSIQEHLAALHVHLQFMTERTLWSSLFDTPVLFKLNVVSDLQGAVDAALQYENKHLDLFLRFLMGLSVESNQALLRGLLIPSKNNSQKKMEAIQYIKRKISENPSPEISINLFHCLNELGDHSLVEEIQQYLKSRTVGDSPLSYSQWSALVFMLLTSEQKIDVFYLNNFVGALNTADKVLQKLLPVVKESTSAQMSDCGLTAEGCAALASALRSNPSHLIELNLSWNDNLGDSGVKMLSIGLKNPDCKLEKLKLWRCNITDEGCVALSSALRLNPSHMRELSLSENNLGDSGVKEISDLLKDPDCKLEILRLWGCNITAEGCVALTSALRSNPSHLRDLNLSQNNLGDSGVKLISDVLKNPDCKLKILSLWGCNITDEGCVALTSALKSNPSHLKDLNLIGNHFKDSGVKLLSDLMDDPHYGLETLQLVEIHK, from the exons TTCAGTCTCGCCGGAGCTCAGCTGTGTGTCTTTAAAGAGTGACAACTCTATGGATCAGCCTGTTCGTTTTAAGGACGAAAG TTCAGTCCTGATGAAAAGATCAAGTTTACCTGACCCCAGCTTTGTGTCCATGAGGAGTGAAGGATCTATGGATCAGCCTCTGCGTTTTAAGGACGAAAG TTCAGTCCTGATGAAAAGATCAAGTTTACCTGACCCCAGCTTTGTGTCCATGAGGAGTGAAGGATCTATGGATCAGCCTCTGCGTTTTAAGGATAAAAACACCAACCGCAG TTTAGTTCTGCAGGAAAGATCTGATTTAACAGAGCACAGCTGTGTGTCCATGAGGAGTGAAGGATATATGGATCAGCCTCTGCGTTTTAAAGATGAAAACACTAACAGCAG AATTCTCCTGTTGGAAGAGCAGTTCAGGGTCCAAATAGGTCCAAATATCAG ACATGAACATAAACCGACTGAAGTCTTTGACACATTTAAATCAAATCTGAGAGGGAAGTTTCAGTGTTTATATGAGGGAACATCAAATCAAAGAAACCCAACACTACTGAATGAGATCTACACAGAGCTCAACATCACAGAAAGTGAAAGTGGAGAGATCAATAATGAACATGAGGTGAGACAGATTGAGATACAATCCAGAAGAACAACAACAGAGGAGACACCAATCAAATGTAATGACATCTTTAAACCTTTACTTGAACAAGACAAACACATCAGAAGTGTGATGACAAAGGGAGTCGCTGGCATTGGAAAAACAGTCTCTGTACAGAAGTTCATTCTGGACTGGGCTGAAGAGAAAGAGAATCAGGACGTCCACCTCATATTTCCACTTCCTTTCAGAGAGATCAATTTGATGAAGGACAAAACACTCAGTCTTTTAGATCTTCTTCATCTTTTCTTCCCAGAGATAAAAGAAATGGAAATCTTCAGTGATAAATATAAAGTGTTGTTCATCTTTGATGGTTTGGATGAGTGTCGTCTGTCTTTGGATTTTCACAGCAGTGTGAGGTTGTGTGATGTAAGTGAATCAACCTCAGTGGACGTGATGCTGACAAACCTCATCAAGGGGAATCTGTGTCCCTCTGCTCTCATCTGGATCACCTCCAGACCAGCAGCAGCTGATCGCATCCCCTCTGAGTGTGTTGATCGAATCACAGAGGTACGAGGCTTCAGTGATCCACAAAAGGAGGAATACTTCAGGAAGAGAATCAGTGATGAGAGTCTGTCTGATCAAATCATCTCACACCTGAAGTCATCCAGGAGTCTCTACATCATGTGTCACATCCCAGTGTTCTGCTGGATTTCAGTCACTGTTCTAGAGAGAATATTGAGTGAAGCAGAGAGAAGAGAGATCCCCAAGACTCTCACTCAAATGTACACACACTTCCTGATCATTCAGACAAACATCAAACATCAGAAGGACTATGAGAATAAAGTGAAGGATGAAGAGATGATCTTTAAACTGGGTAAACTGGCTTTTGAGCAGCTTGTGAAAGGCAATGTGATCTTCTATGATAAAGACCTGATTGAGTGTGGCATTGATGTATCAGAAGCATCGGTGTACTCAGGATTGTGTACTCAAATCTTTAGAGAGAAGTTTGGTTTGTATCAGGGGAAAGTTTACAGCTTTGTTCATCTCAGCATTCAGGAACATCTAGCAGCTCTACATGTGCACCTTCAATTCATGACCGAACGCACACTGTGGTCTAGTCTGTTTGACACCCCAGTATTATTTAAGCTGAATGTTGTTTCTGACCTGCAAGGAGCTGTGGATGCAGCTTTACAGTATGAAAATAAACATCTGGATCTTTTCCTCCGTTTCCTTATGGGCCTGTCAGTTGAGTCAAATCAGGCACTTTTACGAGGTCTACTAATACCATCAAAAAACAACTCTCAAAAGAAAATGGAAGCAATCCAGTACATTAAACGTAAGATCAGTGAGAATCCTTCACCAGAGATATCCATCAATCTGTTTCACTGTCTGAATGAACTGGGTGATCATTCACTAGTGGAGGAAATCCAACAATACCTAAAATCTAGGACTGTAGGAGATTCTCCTCTCTCTTACTCACAGTGGTCAGCTTTAGTGTTTATGTTGCTAACCTCAGAACAGAAGATTGATGTCTTTTATTTGAATAATTTTGTTGGAGCACTAAACACAGCAGATAAAGTTCTTCAGAAACTTCTGCCTGTTGTTAAAGAATCCACATCAGCACA GATGAGTGACTGTGGTCTCACAGCTGAAGGTTGTGCTGCTTTGGCTTCAGCGCTGAGATCAAACCCTTCACACCTGATAGAACTGAATCTGTCGTGGAATGATAATCTTGGAGACTCAGGAGTGAAGATGCTCTCCATTGGACTGAAGAATCCTGACTGTAAACTGGAGAAACTAAA GTTGTGGAGGTGTAAtatcacagatgaaggttgtgttgCTCTGTCTTCAGCTCTGAGATTAAACCCATCACACATGAGAGAACTGAGTCTGTCTGAGAATAATCTTGGAGATTCAGGAGTAAAGGAGATCTCTGACTTACTGAAGGATCCTGACTGTAAACTGGAGATCCTGAG GTTGTGGGGATGTAATATCACAGCTGAAGGTTGTGTTGCTCtgacttcagctctgagatcaaacccatcacacctgagagATCTGAATTTGTCTCAGAATAATCTTGGAGATTCAGGAGTAAAGTTGATCTCTGATGTACTGAAGAATCCTGACTGTAAATTGAAGATCCTGAG TTTGTGGGGTTGTAAtatcacagatgaaggttgtgttgctctgacttcagctctgaaatcaaacccatcacacctgaaAGATCTGAATCTGATTGGAAATCATTTTAAAGATTCAGGGGTGAAGCTGCTTTCTGATCTAATGGATGATCCACATTATGGACTAGAGACACTACAGTTAGTAGAGATACATAAGTAA
- the LOC135771795 gene encoding protein NLRC3-like isoform X3 — translation MDKTSGDDSCQVMDKTSGDSCQVMHKTSGEDSCQVCRKRQERHKWREKRSDSSMFSCVTTKSDYSMDQPLRFNNENIDHSSVSPELSCVSLKSDNSMDQPVRFKDESSVLMKRSSLPDPSFVSMRSEGSMDQPLRFKDESSVLMKRSSLPDPSFVSMRSEGSMDQPLRFKDKNTNRRILLLEEQFRVQIGPNIRHEHKPTEVFDTFKSNLRGKFQCLYEGTSNQRNPTLLNEIYTELNITESESGEINNEHEVRQIEIQSRRTTTEETPIKCNDIFKPLLEQDKHIRSVMTKGVAGIGKTVSVQKFILDWAEEKENQDVHLIFPLPFREINLMKDKTLSLLDLLHLFFPEIKEMEIFSDKYKVLFIFDGLDECRLSLDFHSSVRLCDVSESTSVDVMLTNLIKGNLCPSALIWITSRPAAADRIPSECVDRITEVRGFSDPQKEEYFRKRISDESLSDQIISHLKSSRSLYIMCHIPVFCWISVTVLERILSEAERREIPKTLTQMYTHFLIIQTNIKHQKDYENKVKDEEMIFKLGKLAFEQLVKGNVIFYDKDLIECGIDVSEASVYSGLCTQIFREKFGLYQGKVYSFVHLSIQEHLAALHVHLQFMTERTLWSSLFDTPVLFKLNVVSDLQGAVDAALQYENKHLDLFLRFLMGLSVESNQALLRGLLIPSKNNSQKKMEAIQYIKRKISENPSPEISINLFHCLNELGDHSLVEEIQQYLKSRTVGDSPLSYSQWSALVFMLLTSEQKIDVFYLNNFVGALNTADKVLQKLLPVVKESTSAQMSDCGLTAEGCAALASALRSNPSHLIELNLSWNDNLGDSGVKMLSIGLKNPDCKLEKLKLWRCNITDEGCVALSSALRLNPSHMRELSLSENNLGDSGVKEISDLLKDPDCKLEILRLWGCNITAEGCVALTSALRSNPSHLRDLNLSQNNLGDSGVKLISDVLKNPDCKLKILSLWGCNITDEGCVALTSALKSNPSHLKDLNLIGNHFKDSGVKLLSDLMDDPHYGLETLQLVEIHK, via the exons TTCAGTCTCGCCGGAGCTCAGCTGTGTGTCTTTAAAGAGTGACAACTCTATGGATCAGCCTGTTCGTTTTAAGGACGAAAG TTCAGTCCTGATGAAAAGATCAAGTTTACCTGACCCCAGCTTTGTGTCCATGAGGAGTGAAGGATCTATGGATCAGCCTCTGCGTTTTAAGGACGAAAG TTCAGTCCTGATGAAAAGATCAAGTTTACCTGACCCCAGCTTTGTGTCCATGAGGAGTGAAGGATCTATGGATCAGCCTCTGCGTTTTAAGGATAAAAACACCAACCGCAG AATTCTCCTGTTGGAAGAGCAGTTCAGGGTCCAAATAGGTCCAAATATCAG ACATGAACATAAACCGACTGAAGTCTTTGACACATTTAAATCAAATCTGAGAGGGAAGTTTCAGTGTTTATATGAGGGAACATCAAATCAAAGAAACCCAACACTACTGAATGAGATCTACACAGAGCTCAACATCACAGAAAGTGAAAGTGGAGAGATCAATAATGAACATGAGGTGAGACAGATTGAGATACAATCCAGAAGAACAACAACAGAGGAGACACCAATCAAATGTAATGACATCTTTAAACCTTTACTTGAACAAGACAAACACATCAGAAGTGTGATGACAAAGGGAGTCGCTGGCATTGGAAAAACAGTCTCTGTACAGAAGTTCATTCTGGACTGGGCTGAAGAGAAAGAGAATCAGGACGTCCACCTCATATTTCCACTTCCTTTCAGAGAGATCAATTTGATGAAGGACAAAACACTCAGTCTTTTAGATCTTCTTCATCTTTTCTTCCCAGAGATAAAAGAAATGGAAATCTTCAGTGATAAATATAAAGTGTTGTTCATCTTTGATGGTTTGGATGAGTGTCGTCTGTCTTTGGATTTTCACAGCAGTGTGAGGTTGTGTGATGTAAGTGAATCAACCTCAGTGGACGTGATGCTGACAAACCTCATCAAGGGGAATCTGTGTCCCTCTGCTCTCATCTGGATCACCTCCAGACCAGCAGCAGCTGATCGCATCCCCTCTGAGTGTGTTGATCGAATCACAGAGGTACGAGGCTTCAGTGATCCACAAAAGGAGGAATACTTCAGGAAGAGAATCAGTGATGAGAGTCTGTCTGATCAAATCATCTCACACCTGAAGTCATCCAGGAGTCTCTACATCATGTGTCACATCCCAGTGTTCTGCTGGATTTCAGTCACTGTTCTAGAGAGAATATTGAGTGAAGCAGAGAGAAGAGAGATCCCCAAGACTCTCACTCAAATGTACACACACTTCCTGATCATTCAGACAAACATCAAACATCAGAAGGACTATGAGAATAAAGTGAAGGATGAAGAGATGATCTTTAAACTGGGTAAACTGGCTTTTGAGCAGCTTGTGAAAGGCAATGTGATCTTCTATGATAAAGACCTGATTGAGTGTGGCATTGATGTATCAGAAGCATCGGTGTACTCAGGATTGTGTACTCAAATCTTTAGAGAGAAGTTTGGTTTGTATCAGGGGAAAGTTTACAGCTTTGTTCATCTCAGCATTCAGGAACATCTAGCAGCTCTACATGTGCACCTTCAATTCATGACCGAACGCACACTGTGGTCTAGTCTGTTTGACACCCCAGTATTATTTAAGCTGAATGTTGTTTCTGACCTGCAAGGAGCTGTGGATGCAGCTTTACAGTATGAAAATAAACATCTGGATCTTTTCCTCCGTTTCCTTATGGGCCTGTCAGTTGAGTCAAATCAGGCACTTTTACGAGGTCTACTAATACCATCAAAAAACAACTCTCAAAAGAAAATGGAAGCAATCCAGTACATTAAACGTAAGATCAGTGAGAATCCTTCACCAGAGATATCCATCAATCTGTTTCACTGTCTGAATGAACTGGGTGATCATTCACTAGTGGAGGAAATCCAACAATACCTAAAATCTAGGACTGTAGGAGATTCTCCTCTCTCTTACTCACAGTGGTCAGCTTTAGTGTTTATGTTGCTAACCTCAGAACAGAAGATTGATGTCTTTTATTTGAATAATTTTGTTGGAGCACTAAACACAGCAGATAAAGTTCTTCAGAAACTTCTGCCTGTTGTTAAAGAATCCACATCAGCACA GATGAGTGACTGTGGTCTCACAGCTGAAGGTTGTGCTGCTTTGGCTTCAGCGCTGAGATCAAACCCTTCACACCTGATAGAACTGAATCTGTCGTGGAATGATAATCTTGGAGACTCAGGAGTGAAGATGCTCTCCATTGGACTGAAGAATCCTGACTGTAAACTGGAGAAACTAAA GTTGTGGAGGTGTAAtatcacagatgaaggttgtgttgCTCTGTCTTCAGCTCTGAGATTAAACCCATCACACATGAGAGAACTGAGTCTGTCTGAGAATAATCTTGGAGATTCAGGAGTAAAGGAGATCTCTGACTTACTGAAGGATCCTGACTGTAAACTGGAGATCCTGAG GTTGTGGGGATGTAATATCACAGCTGAAGGTTGTGTTGCTCtgacttcagctctgagatcaaacccatcacacctgagagATCTGAATTTGTCTCAGAATAATCTTGGAGATTCAGGAGTAAAGTTGATCTCTGATGTACTGAAGAATCCTGACTGTAAATTGAAGATCCTGAG TTTGTGGGGTTGTAAtatcacagatgaaggttgtgttgctctgacttcagctctgaaatcaaacccatcacacctgaaAGATCTGAATCTGATTGGAAATCATTTTAAAGATTCAGGGGTGAAGCTGCTTTCTGATCTAATGGATGATCCACATTATGGACTAGAGACACTACAGTTAGTAGAGATACATAAGTAA
- the LOC135771795 gene encoding protein NLRC3-like isoform X2, with protein sequence MDKTSGDDSCQVMDKTSGDSCQVMHKTSGEDSCQVCRKRQERHKWREKRSDSSMFSCVTTKSDYSMDQPLRFNNENIDHSSVLMKRSSLPDPSFVSMRSEGSMDQPLRFKDESSVLMKRSSLPDPSFVSMRSEGSMDQPLRFKDKNTNRSLVLQERSDLTEHSCVSMRSEGYMDQPLRFKDENTNSRILLLEEQFRVQIGPNIRHEHKPTEVFDTFKSNLRGKFQCLYEGTSNQRNPTLLNEIYTELNITESESGEINNEHEVRQIEIQSRRTTTEETPIKCNDIFKPLLEQDKHIRSVMTKGVAGIGKTVSVQKFILDWAEEKENQDVHLIFPLPFREINLMKDKTLSLLDLLHLFFPEIKEMEIFSDKYKVLFIFDGLDECRLSLDFHSSVRLCDVSESTSVDVMLTNLIKGNLCPSALIWITSRPAAADRIPSECVDRITEVRGFSDPQKEEYFRKRISDESLSDQIISHLKSSRSLYIMCHIPVFCWISVTVLERILSEAERREIPKTLTQMYTHFLIIQTNIKHQKDYENKVKDEEMIFKLGKLAFEQLVKGNVIFYDKDLIECGIDVSEASVYSGLCTQIFREKFGLYQGKVYSFVHLSIQEHLAALHVHLQFMTERTLWSSLFDTPVLFKLNVVSDLQGAVDAALQYENKHLDLFLRFLMGLSVESNQALLRGLLIPSKNNSQKKMEAIQYIKRKISENPSPEISINLFHCLNELGDHSLVEEIQQYLKSRTVGDSPLSYSQWSALVFMLLTSEQKIDVFYLNNFVGALNTADKVLQKLLPVVKESTSAQMSDCGLTAEGCAALASALRSNPSHLIELNLSWNDNLGDSGVKMLSIGLKNPDCKLEKLKLWRCNITDEGCVALSSALRLNPSHMRELSLSENNLGDSGVKEISDLLKDPDCKLEILRLWGCNITAEGCVALTSALRSNPSHLRDLNLSQNNLGDSGVKLISDVLKNPDCKLKILSLWGCNITDEGCVALTSALKSNPSHLKDLNLIGNHFKDSGVKLLSDLMDDPHYGLETLQLVEIHK encoded by the exons TTCAGTCCTGATGAAAAGATCAAGTTTACCTGACCCCAGCTTTGTGTCCATGAGGAGTGAAGGATCTATGGATCAGCCTCTGCGTTTTAAGGACGAAAG TTCAGTCCTGATGAAAAGATCAAGTTTACCTGACCCCAGCTTTGTGTCCATGAGGAGTGAAGGATCTATGGATCAGCCTCTGCGTTTTAAGGATAAAAACACCAACCGCAG TTTAGTTCTGCAGGAAAGATCTGATTTAACAGAGCACAGCTGTGTGTCCATGAGGAGTGAAGGATATATGGATCAGCCTCTGCGTTTTAAAGATGAAAACACTAACAGCAG AATTCTCCTGTTGGAAGAGCAGTTCAGGGTCCAAATAGGTCCAAATATCAG ACATGAACATAAACCGACTGAAGTCTTTGACACATTTAAATCAAATCTGAGAGGGAAGTTTCAGTGTTTATATGAGGGAACATCAAATCAAAGAAACCCAACACTACTGAATGAGATCTACACAGAGCTCAACATCACAGAAAGTGAAAGTGGAGAGATCAATAATGAACATGAGGTGAGACAGATTGAGATACAATCCAGAAGAACAACAACAGAGGAGACACCAATCAAATGTAATGACATCTTTAAACCTTTACTTGAACAAGACAAACACATCAGAAGTGTGATGACAAAGGGAGTCGCTGGCATTGGAAAAACAGTCTCTGTACAGAAGTTCATTCTGGACTGGGCTGAAGAGAAAGAGAATCAGGACGTCCACCTCATATTTCCACTTCCTTTCAGAGAGATCAATTTGATGAAGGACAAAACACTCAGTCTTTTAGATCTTCTTCATCTTTTCTTCCCAGAGATAAAAGAAATGGAAATCTTCAGTGATAAATATAAAGTGTTGTTCATCTTTGATGGTTTGGATGAGTGTCGTCTGTCTTTGGATTTTCACAGCAGTGTGAGGTTGTGTGATGTAAGTGAATCAACCTCAGTGGACGTGATGCTGACAAACCTCATCAAGGGGAATCTGTGTCCCTCTGCTCTCATCTGGATCACCTCCAGACCAGCAGCAGCTGATCGCATCCCCTCTGAGTGTGTTGATCGAATCACAGAGGTACGAGGCTTCAGTGATCCACAAAAGGAGGAATACTTCAGGAAGAGAATCAGTGATGAGAGTCTGTCTGATCAAATCATCTCACACCTGAAGTCATCCAGGAGTCTCTACATCATGTGTCACATCCCAGTGTTCTGCTGGATTTCAGTCACTGTTCTAGAGAGAATATTGAGTGAAGCAGAGAGAAGAGAGATCCCCAAGACTCTCACTCAAATGTACACACACTTCCTGATCATTCAGACAAACATCAAACATCAGAAGGACTATGAGAATAAAGTGAAGGATGAAGAGATGATCTTTAAACTGGGTAAACTGGCTTTTGAGCAGCTTGTGAAAGGCAATGTGATCTTCTATGATAAAGACCTGATTGAGTGTGGCATTGATGTATCAGAAGCATCGGTGTACTCAGGATTGTGTACTCAAATCTTTAGAGAGAAGTTTGGTTTGTATCAGGGGAAAGTTTACAGCTTTGTTCATCTCAGCATTCAGGAACATCTAGCAGCTCTACATGTGCACCTTCAATTCATGACCGAACGCACACTGTGGTCTAGTCTGTTTGACACCCCAGTATTATTTAAGCTGAATGTTGTTTCTGACCTGCAAGGAGCTGTGGATGCAGCTTTACAGTATGAAAATAAACATCTGGATCTTTTCCTCCGTTTCCTTATGGGCCTGTCAGTTGAGTCAAATCAGGCACTTTTACGAGGTCTACTAATACCATCAAAAAACAACTCTCAAAAGAAAATGGAAGCAATCCAGTACATTAAACGTAAGATCAGTGAGAATCCTTCACCAGAGATATCCATCAATCTGTTTCACTGTCTGAATGAACTGGGTGATCATTCACTAGTGGAGGAAATCCAACAATACCTAAAATCTAGGACTGTAGGAGATTCTCCTCTCTCTTACTCACAGTGGTCAGCTTTAGTGTTTATGTTGCTAACCTCAGAACAGAAGATTGATGTCTTTTATTTGAATAATTTTGTTGGAGCACTAAACACAGCAGATAAAGTTCTTCAGAAACTTCTGCCTGTTGTTAAAGAATCCACATCAGCACA GATGAGTGACTGTGGTCTCACAGCTGAAGGTTGTGCTGCTTTGGCTTCAGCGCTGAGATCAAACCCTTCACACCTGATAGAACTGAATCTGTCGTGGAATGATAATCTTGGAGACTCAGGAGTGAAGATGCTCTCCATTGGACTGAAGAATCCTGACTGTAAACTGGAGAAACTAAA GTTGTGGAGGTGTAAtatcacagatgaaggttgtgttgCTCTGTCTTCAGCTCTGAGATTAAACCCATCACACATGAGAGAACTGAGTCTGTCTGAGAATAATCTTGGAGATTCAGGAGTAAAGGAGATCTCTGACTTACTGAAGGATCCTGACTGTAAACTGGAGATCCTGAG GTTGTGGGGATGTAATATCACAGCTGAAGGTTGTGTTGCTCtgacttcagctctgagatcaaacccatcacacctgagagATCTGAATTTGTCTCAGAATAATCTTGGAGATTCAGGAGTAAAGTTGATCTCTGATGTACTGAAGAATCCTGACTGTAAATTGAAGATCCTGAG TTTGTGGGGTTGTAAtatcacagatgaaggttgtgttgctctgacttcagctctgaaatcaaacccatcacacctgaaAGATCTGAATCTGATTGGAAATCATTTTAAAGATTCAGGGGTGAAGCTGCTTTCTGATCTAATGGATGATCCACATTATGGACTAGAGACACTACAGTTAGTAGAGATACATAAGTAA
- the LOC135771828 gene encoding interferon-induced protein 44-like — translation MGESQGHSIPVIRTEPTASRPTIQSLLEFENPWRKMDWGQKEALIQRLEDFTVCRSDVQCIKILLVGQIGAGKSSFINSVNSAFQGRITSAALVDSSAACSSQSFTQRFRTHRVRTANRYLNFSFCDVMGLESEAGPQTKEIINAVFGHVKEGHKFNQENPVTLDSEYFEGNPDICDQVFCVVYIISANPVNLMNERLMEKLRIIRGTISDRGIPQVTVMTKVDETCPLVRDDLRKIYISRRIKHKMELCSNMLGVPMSCIFPVKNYHEEIDTDDNIDVLILKAVDQIVHLANDRLMDEAS, via the exons ATGGGAGAATCACAAGGACATTCAATACCAGTAATAAGAACAGAACCCACAGCATCACGGCCAACAATACAAAGCCTTTTAG AATTTGAAAACCCATGGAGGAAAATGGATTGGGG GCAGAAAGAAGCATTAATACAGCGTTTAGAAGACTTTACTGTATGTCGTTCAGATGTACAGTGCATCAAGATCCTGCTAGTTGGACAAATCGGGGCTGGAAAGTCCAGCTTTATTAACTCCGTTAATAGTGCATTTCAAGGACGGATCACTTCTGCAGCGCTAGTTGATTCATCTGCTGCCTGTAGCAGTCAAAGTTTCACACAAAGA TTTAGAACACACAGAGTCAGAACTGCAAACCGTTATTTGAATTTTAGCTTTTGTGATGTAATGGGTTTAGAATCTGAAGCAGGACCACAAACAAAAGAAATCATCAATGCCGTATTCGGCCATGTGAAGGAGGGCCATAAA TTCAATCAAGAAAATCCAGTCACTTTGGACAGTGAATATTTTGAAGGGAACCCTGATATCTGTGACCAGGTTTTCTGTGTGGTTTACATCATTTCTGCAAATCCAGTCAATTTAATGAACGAGAGACTTATGGAGAAGTTGAGGATAATCCGTGGAACAATCAGTGACAGGG GGATTCCTCAAGTCACTGTTATGACCAAAGTAGATGAAACATGTCCACTGGTGAGAGATGATTTAAGAAAGATCTATATAAGCAGGAGAATCAAACACAAG ATGGAGTTGTGCAGTAATATGTTGGGCGTGCCAATGAGTTGTATATTCCCAGTGAAGAACTACCATGAAGAAATTGACACAGATGACAACATTGATGTTTTAATTCTTAAAGCCGTTGATCAAATTGTACATTTAGCCAATGACAGACTGATGGATGAGGCAAGTTGA